Part of the Rhizobium tropici CIAT 899 genome, TTTCCTGCCCTTGATCGACACGACGAGTTCATCAAGATGCCATTTGTCGACAAAGTTGCCGCGTGATCGCTGCCGGAGTTGATAAGCGAACGTGAGGCCAAATTTCATCACCCATTCCGACACTGTCTGAAACGATACTTCAATCCCGCGTTCGGCAAGCAGATCTTCGAGATCACGAAGGCTCAGCGGAAACCGGTAATAAAGCCACACCGCATGGGCGATAATCTCGGCTGGAAAACGATGGCGTCTGAAGGGAGCAGGAGAGATTTCGGTCTTTGCCACCAAATACCAACCCGCTCCCGACAGACTCGTTAACCCGACGCTAACGCCACAACTGAATGAGGTTGACCGAGACGCCGTAAGTACATTGCGCATCTCGCCGTCCGATGACACCGCTTCGAATATCCTGACGAAGCTGCAATTTGAACGGCGTCGAATGCCGCCGATATGGACCTAGTGATTTCATGAGCCTTCTCCGATTGAGGCCCGCAGAGCATATCAGTTTCTGGCCTTTCGGTGATATATTGGGCTCGACGTTTCGGAGCATCGCGAATCGAGGTTGTCGAGGGGAACCCCGCTCGCATTGAAATGGCGATGGCGATGGGCGCTGAAGGCAGCCGTCCTCCAGCGGCCCAAGACGGTCAGCAAGGCGGCGAGGGCAGGGAAGCTAGGGCGGAATTCGTCTTCGAATGCGTCGGCAAGCCCGGTCTTCTGAGCGCAGCGGTATCGATGGTCCGGCCAAGGGGCACTGTTGTCTCTCTTGGCTTTTGCATGGCGCCGGAGTCATTCGTGACTGCGCAGGCAGCAATGCGCGAGGTGGTTCTGAAGTTTCCGATACTTTATTCCTTGCGCGACTATCAGATCGCCATCGACTCCCTTGCCGCCGGTCATGTCGAGCCACGTGCCATGATCACGAACGTCGTTAGCCTCGATATTTTGCCGGGCGTCTTTGAGCGACTGAGAACTCCGAGTCACGAGTGCAAAGTGATGATTGATCCGTGGGGTGATGCGCCATCGCGATCATGATCGAACCGGCCTCAATGAGATGAGGGCATGTTCATTTCGATAGCGTTGTCTGTGGGCCGGCGGCTTTCTCTGTCCCAGTACAAACAAGAGCATGAATGGAACCGGTGTGCCAAGGGCGCACCAATTAGGAACAGGAGGAAAAAGTGAATAGATCGATTGTTGTTACCGGTGCAGCGAGCGGAATTGGCAAGGCCACAGCCGAGCTTCTTGAGTCTAGAGGCGACCGAGTGGTTCGAGTCGACATTCGGAATGCAGATATCAACGCGGATCTTGCCACAATAGAGGGGCGGGCGGAGGCGGTGGCCCTACTTAAGGAAAGCTTGAAAGACGGCGTCGACGGGATCGTGACGTGGGCAGGGCTCGGCGGTCCTGTTGGAGCCACGCTCCTCGTGAATTTCTTTGGAACAATAGACCTCGTAGAAGGTATTCATCCGCTCCTCCTGATGTCTACGGCCCCCAGGGTGGTCGTAACGTCTTCCAGAATGTCCCTGGAGAAGCCCAACGAGGAAATCGTTGCGCTGCTTCTAAAGCGCAACCTGACCGAGATAGTGAGACGCTATCCGAGCTCGGAAGATCCGACCGAGTTCTACTGCGCGACCAAGGTCGCCATCAATCGCTGGATGAGGCATCTCGCCGTCTCGCCCGACTGGGGCGGGAGAGGGATCAAGGTCAATGCCATCGCTCCCGGCCTGACTGAGACGCCGATGACCCGCTCGACGCTCGATAATGACGTCCAGAGACAATATCTGCTGGCGATGCATCCCCAGGCGGAGAACGTGCTGTCCCAACCGATCGAGCTCGCGGAAATCGCAAGGTTTCTGGTCGGCCCAGAATCGTCCATGCTCATCGGTCAATGTATCTATGCAGACCGCGGCACCGAGGCCATTTTGCGGGGTGTGAACCCCTTCTAACGGGAAGCAAGTCCGTGTTGCCTAGCATCGGGGGATCGGATTCCGGCCGGATGCTGGAGACGACTGGCGTCAGCGGTCTTCTCTCTTGCGTTCAACCGATTTTTGAAATTTCACCTGTGTGGCCACGCGGTGTTCCGATGCCACGTTGTCCTTATGTCTTGATCCGTGATCGCCTTCTTGGATGAGCGCTTACCTCAATCCTCAAATGGACGGATCTGGGGCGCCATGGCTCGAAGCGTTGGGGGGAGAATGCTGTCGCATTGCGCAACGGCCATGGCGCCGATCGTCATCATGACGATCGGCAGCAGCAAATCCCATGTGCCGTGTCCTGCGCAAGATTCGGCTCGAGTTATACATATTCTCCGCAATTCGCTTGCGCGTATCGGATCGTCCGTTCGGATGCGGGATATGTGTCGACTGCGTGGAAAAGCTTTCGCGTCAGCTCCGTCTCGTAAAATCGTGGCTTGAGTGGGAACAGGGTAGCGCGGAGTCAAGTCTGTGACGACAATGAATGCGACATCAGACATAAGACAAAATTTCTATCAAAGCAGGCGCGGAGGCGATTCGTCCGTGTATGGAGGCGCCGCGCAAACAGCGCCTGTTGGCGATTTTTTAGCAATTCCACGGGCAGAAAGCGACGATTGGCAAATGAGCTCGGTTGAAATGAGCGGTTCGCCGCAGCACCTCTTGGCCGATGCTCTATGGTCCCTTACAGTAGCGAACGCGTTGAAAATTGACGATGCAAGAGACGGGAAATCCGATAGGTTGTAGACGTTTTGCGCGCGTGTATCCAATAAAAGCAGAAAGCGCTCCAGCGCATCAAAGCGGGGCAATGCCCGACTTTCATCAAGCAACTAGTCTACGATAGAACCTAATCGCCAACTGGATCGCCTGGGAAGGGCGCTCGGTAATTGGGGGGCTGAATGCAGGGCATAAAATGGCATGAAACAACCCACTTAGACTTGAATAGAATAGCTGACAGAGAATGCGGAGCCTTGGGGACCGAATTCCTTCAGTAAAACGAGTAGTAGCAATCGAAGCAAGCAGCGCTGTTTAGACGTTAAAGGAATAAGCCCTCTGACATGCCTAAATCTATCTGCGAACCTCTCGTTGCGATGTAGGCGCCTATATGCGCTTCACCCATCCCTCCGCGATCAAAACTACCACTAAAGCCATCGTAGTGTCATGCTTCGGATACTGGGCACAAGAAAAGTGCCAACAGTTAACGTGACGGCCAGCGATACCGTCAATCGCAAAGGATGAGATTGGAACTGGCATGCAGACGTTGAAAGGTTCGAGCTTTGACGAGATGGTCGCAGCCTTGACACAGGGCTACGGTTCATTTGATGGATGGCGTCTCGGCCGGGACGAGCCGCTAGATTGGCAGGTTAATTTTTGGGCCAATGAGAGATTGTCATTGGTAACCAATCGGGATAACGGCGGCTGGTGTGCTCGGACTGCTTCGGAGACACCAGAGACGCTCTCATTGGTATTGACTCGTTCGGGTGCGATCACCGTTTCCGGACTTTCCCGAGAAGTGGTTGGAACGCCGGGCAAACTTTTGCTTATCAACAATCATGAGCCGGACATTATCTCCGTTGCGCCAGGCTATCATTTATCCGAAAGTTTGCAATTGAGTTGGGCAGCAATTGCGCAAGCGTATGCTGCGGCCTTTGAGGCGCCGCTGGTGGGTCGTCTTGATATAGGGCAAGCGCTTGACCTGCAGGAAAAGCCAACAAATCTACTCAACATGTTATGGCAAACGATCTATTTCGGTGTCAAGGACGGAGGGCCACTTCTGCAGTGCCCGATTGCGTTGTCGAATCTGACAGAAGCAATGGCCGACCTGATTATCCGTGCAGTCCCTCATGCGCATTCTCATCTTTTGCAAAAGAAAATCCATCTTATATCCCCAAGGCATGTTCGTCGCGCAATCGATTTCATGCAGATGAATATCAGTAAGCCGTTGTTAATAAGGGAAGTGGCGGAGGCTGCCGAAGTATCCGTTCGAGCATTGGAAATCGGGTTCAGGACATTCAAGGGCCGTTCACCGTCAGAGTTTCTGCGTGAAATGCGGCTTATGTCGGTCAGAAATGATCTCTTGGATTCCGGAAACAACGAACCCCTGTCGAAGCTATGCTTGAAATGGGGCTTCTTCCATTTCGGTCGCTTCTCCGCAACCTACCAGGCAGCATTTGGAGAGAAGCCGTCCGAAACAAGACGGCGGCGATAAGACAGCTATACCTGGTGTGCATCCGAAACTTCGAGCGCAAACCCGTCTATATTGGCTGCTGCTTTTGCTCTGCCACCCTTTCCTCGTCCATGCCGCGCAAAAACATCGTTGCACGCGCATGAAATCGCTGGTTCGTCTTTGTAATTTCGAGGGTGACAGCGCTAGAGGAAATCATCTGTTTCCTTGTAATTGCCTGGCGCCCGCTTCGACCCCCTACCTTCGATAAACATGAGAAGGCAACGTTAGGCCAGTTTCTGAACTCTCTATCCAAAATACGCATGTAAGTACGAGCTTCTCGATCTAAAAAGTTTTTATTAACCAACTATTATAAAGTATAATATCGAATGAGAACTGTACTTATCGAATATAAGTATATTTTATGATTTAAATGATTTGAATCGTTTCGGAAAATGCCAATTAACGGATTCACCATCTACATCCTTACGTGAATCAACATTTCGTTGCGCTCGCTAGCGCAAGAGAGGTTGCCGTCTATGCTCGCGAATACATTGAAATCTCTAAAGATCGGCAGGAAATTGCTGATATTAACTCTCGTGACGGTCGCGATCGGCACGGGCGTCGGTATCTATGAAGCCGACAAATTGCGATTGATCGACAACACATACACCGCACTGGTCGATAGCGACGTCGAGGGATCGATAAAACTGGCCGAGATCACTGGCAATTCGGACGCGATTGGTCGTGTTCTGTATCGCATGATCGCAGAGACGGATCCGGCCGACATGCAGAAATCCGTCGAAGAGTTAACGCAGGTTTTTGACGAAACGACCAAGTTCATCGACCAGGCGGCAAGCCATTATCCCCGGCGAAGGGACGACTTTGCAAAATTGGCAACTGATCTCGCGGCCCTGCGGGCCTTGGCGGGGCCGATCCAGAAGGTAGCCTTGGTCAAAGACAAGACAACAGCCTTCCAGCTTACCAAGGACACATTCAGGCCCGCGCGTCGGAAATTCGATGCTGATTCCAACACGCTTTACGATTGGGCGAGGTCGGAGCTGAAGCGGAAGGACGATGCGGCGAGGGTCGTCACCCGCACGACGATTGTGACCACCTATGCTGTTCTCGGTGCGGGTGCCTTGTTTGCGCTTTTGCTCAGCGTCTACGTGACCAGCACGCAAATTGTGCGACCGCTGAATGGTCTGACTGAGACGATGACCGTGCTGGCCGATGGCAATCTCGCGGTCGATGTTCCCGGTTCCGAGCGCGGCGATGAACTGGGCGCGATGGCACGTGCTGTCGAGGTGTTCAAGCAGAACGGCATCAAGGTGCGGGAGATGAATGCGCAAGAAGCGGCATTGCAGGCCAAGAGTGCCGATCTGCAGTCGAGCATCGGCGACGTGGTCTCGGCCGCTGTTGCCGGTGACTTCACGCAGCGTATCACCAAGCGTTACGACAATGCCGATCTCGATCGTTTTGCTGCAAGCGTCAATGAGCTTGTGACATCCGTCGATCTTGGTGTCGCTGAAACGCGCCGCGTTGTTTCGGCACTCGCCGATGGTGATCTGACGCAGAACATGCGCGGTGAATTTCAGGGCGCTTTCGGCGAGCTGAAGCATAATGTCAACACCACCATGTCGAATCTCCGCTCCGTACTCGGTGAGGTTCGTTCGGCGATCGACACGATCAATGGCGGCGCAGGCGAAATGCGTAGGGCTTCTGGCGATCTATCGAAGCGGACGGAGCAGCAGGCCGCCGCGCTGGAGGAGACTTCTTCTGCTCTCGAGGAGATTACCGTTGCTGTGAAAAGCTCCACGGAGCGGGCAACCGAAGCCAGTCTCATGGTTGACGAAGCGCGCAGGAGCACTGAGCAGTCGAGTGACGTTGTCAAAGATGCAGTTGCTGCAATGGGGCGCATCGAGCAAGCATCAGGTGAAATCAGCCAGATCATCAATGTTATCGATGAGATCGCCTTCCAGACAAACCTTCTCGCTCTCAATGCCGGCGTGGAAGCGGCCCGTGCTGGCGACGCGGGCAAAGGCTTTGCCGTCGTCGCCCAGGAAGTGCGTGAGCTTGCACAGCGCTCCGCGACGGCCGCCAAGGATATCAAGACACTGATCAACAGATCTGGTGGCGAGGTGAATACGGGTGTCAAATTGGTCACGGCAACCGGCGAGGCTCTCGGTCTGATCCAGGGCCATGTCATCAAGGTCAATGAGCACGTACATTCGATCGCCACGGCCACGCGCGAGCAATCGACCGGATTGTCCGAAGTCAGCACCGCAGTGAGCCAGATGGACCAGACGACACAACAGAATGCGGCGATGGTGGAGGAATCCACGGCTGCCACCAACCGGCTTGCTGACGAGGCGGCCAATTTGGCTCAGCTCATCGCTCGCTTTAACCTCGGCGGCCAGGTCTCCGCACCTCGTGCTGCGCAGCAAGACAGCAAACCCGTTGCTTCGCCTGCTCGCGCTCTGACCCAGAAACTCGCTGGAGCATTCGGCGGGCGTGGCGCAGCCGCTGCCGCGGCTAAGGAATGGGGGGAGTTCTGATGGAGGCCGTGTTCGATGGCGCGACGCTTGAGATCATAGCTTTCCATCTCGGCGAGCAGCAATTCTGTATCCGGACGACTGCCATCCGGGAAATCAGGGGATGGGCGGCGGCGACGCCGCTGCCCCACGCGCCGCGTGATGTTCTTGGTGTGATGAATCTGCGCGGTTCCGTGATCCCGGTTATCGACCTTGCGGCAAAGCTTGGGATTCGCAGCGCAACCCATACCGATCGCGGTGCCATCGTTGTGGCGGAAATTGGTGATAACATTATCGGCCTGGTGGTCGATCGGGTTTCCGATATCCTATCGGTCGCCAATGACCGGATCCAGCCAGTGCCCGACCTCGGCAGGACATTTGATCCAGCTTTTTCCCACGGGATCATTCCCCTTGAGCACGGCATGGTCTGCTTCCTCAATATCGACCACATGTTCGCCAATCTTGAAGGAGCGTCCAAGCCTGCTTAAGGGCCGGTGTTAACGCTCAGGTCGGCGGGGGTGCCGATGAGCCGTTCATGAGCAAAGTCGGCACGTTGTTGCCGATCGCGCCGCCTTCCGTCTCACAGCATTCGCAAAAAGTTCGGGCCTTCGGTAAAACGTTTTTGCGTGAACCATAAGGATAATGTTCATTATTTAGGCAACCTCGCCGTGCGCGGTGGCTAGAGCGGCACCGTGTTTAATGCTCGATTGTGACATATCTTGGCATTAAGGACGTGGAGAATTGCTATGGTTGAACCAGCACTTTCGCAACCGGAGACCGATGCTCCCCGTAACGAGCGTTTTCATCTGATTCAGGCCGCCCCGACAGCGGGGAGTATCGGTGCCGAAGCTCGCGAGCTCATCAAGTCTTCTGAAGATATCTTCGTCTTTGACCAGAGCGGCAGAAAATTGATCGACGGACCCGCGGGCATGTGGTGCATCAACGTTGGGCATCGCAACCAGGCCCTGGCGGACGCAATGCACGAACAGGCGATGTCGCTGACATACTCCACGCCATGGTATACGAGTAATGCGCCAGCGGAGAAGCTTGCGCAGATGCTTGCGGCGCGGGCGCCGGGCGATCTCAATCATGTGTTTCTTACAACAGGCGGTTCGTCCGCGGTCGAAACTGCGATACGGCTCGTGCAGTTCTACAACAATGTACGTGGTCTGCCGCAAAAGAAGTTACTGGTGTCCCGCCAAGGAAGCTACCATGGGTCGACCTACCTAACCGCATCGCTGAACGGTCGCCCCCGGGATCACGACTGGATGGATGGCGCAAGCGATCTCGTGAGAAAACTGACCTGCCCTAACCCTTTCCATCGGCCTGCCAACCTGTCAGTGGAGGCCTTTGAAGATTTCCTCGTCGATGAATTTCGCTCGCTCATCGAGCATGAAGGTGCTGACCGGATCGCGGCCTTTGTTGCCGAACCGATTCAGGCAAGCGGTGGAGTCTTGATGTCGCCGCCGAACTATCTCAGCCGTATGCGTGCACTCTGCGCAGAGAATGACATCCTCTTTATCGCGGACGAGGTTGTAACAGCGTTCGGACGGCTCGGCCATATTTTTGCGTCGGAGGATGCGTTCGGGATCCGGCCGGATATGATAACCTTCGCAAAGGGTGTCACCTCAGGATATTTTCCCCTGGGTGGCGTCATGGTGTCGGAGCGTTTGTTCACCGAACTTCGCCGCTCAAACCATCCTAACGCCAATTTCGTGCATGGTCTGACCTATTCCAGCCACCCCATCGGCTGCGCGGTCGCAATCCGCAATATCGAACTGCTGGAAGACGGCCTCCTCGAGCATGCGCGTGAAATCGGCCCCTATTTTCAGGAGCAGTTGCGAACGCTGGAGGAACTTCCGCTCGTGGGCGAGGTCCGTGGCGCCGGCCTTATGGCGGGCATCGAATGTGTTGCCGATGCCAAAGCCGAGAATCCTCTCGATCTCGATTTGACTGTCGGTAAGCGGATCGACTTTCATTGCCAGGAGAATGGGCTTCTCGTCCGGCCCCTCATCAACATGTGCGTCATGTCGCCGCCGCTCACCATTAGCCGCTCGCAAATCGACATGATGACCGATGCGCTTCGCAAAGGGATTGAAGCCACGGCACGAGACCTGATCGGCGAGGGGCTTTGGCGGCCGGCATGACCCGTTAACTGCCTCCCTTTTAAGCAGAGGGGATGGCTAGACGAGAGGCAAGCAGCCTGCACAATCTTGAAGCCGCAACAGAGCATTCTCGGAAACTCTGCAGCTTTCGAAATGGCGGAATCCCGGATTATAGCGCCGGAAAACTAGCGAGGGGAAAATGAGATTCACCGTCACATCCGCCGCATTCATTCTTGGCCTGAGCGCCACCGCCGCCCTGGCGGAAGGCAATCTCAACATCTATAACTGGGGCGAATACACTAGCCCCGAACTGATTGAAAAATTCTCAAAGACATACAACGTCCATGTGACGTTGACGGACTTCGATTCCAACGATACGGCACTTGCAAAAGTGCGCCAGGGCGCCTCCGGATTCGATATCGTCGTTCCGTCGCAAAGCTTCATCCCGACCTATATTCAGGAAGGGTTGCTAGCTGAAACAAATCCGGGGCGGATGGAAAATGCCAAGAACCTCGAAGAGAGGTGGCGGGACCCGGCGTTCGACCCCGGCCGAAAATATTCCGTGCCGTGGCTCTGGTATACGAGCGGCATAAGCGTCAATACCTCCGTCTTCAAAGGCGACATAAATACCTGGAAGGTGATTCTGGATCCGCCAGGCGAATTGAAAGGGAAGATCAATATCGTTCCCGAGATGAACGACATCATGTTCGCTGCGATCAAGTTCGAAGGCGGGACATGGTGCACAGGCGACAAGGCTTTGCTCACCAAGGTTCGTGACCGCCTCATCGAAGCCAAGAAGAGCTGGCTGTCAATCGATTATGCCGGCATACAAAGAATGGCCACCGGGGATGTCTCGGCCTCTCTCGACTGGAGTGGTTCCGCGCTGAAGCGGCGTACCGAAAACCACAGTATTGCTTATGGCCTTCCGAGAGAAGGCTTCACCTATGGCTCAGACAATGTGGTGGTTCTGAAGGACGCTCCAAATCTGGAAAACGCCAAGCTTTTTCAAAATTTTATCATGGCGCCCGAGAACGCAGCATTGAATTCGGTCTATGCCAAATATGGAGCGGCAATCATCGGCGCTGAGAAATACTACTCGGACGAGATGAAGGGTGCGCCGGAACTCGTCATTCCACCAGACATGGAATCAAAGGGTGAGCTTTTGACACTTTGCGATCCCAAGATCACGCAGCTTTACAGCCGCATCTGGCAGGACGTCCAGAAGTAATTCAGCGGGAACGACGGCGCGCTAACGATTTCCTTCATTCGGTTCGACGTCAGCGCGCGTGTTCCACCTGCTACATCGGCCCTCGCCGCGCGATTTATGTTGAGGACAATATGACAGGTGAGATTACACCGGACGTAGCTATTCGATTGAAAAAGTTAACCAAGACCTACGGTTCTGGGAATGGCACCGTCACCGCGGTCAAAAGTACCACGCTTGACATCTTCAAAAATGAGTTTTTCACATTGCTTGGCCCGTCGGGTTGCGGAAAGACCACTCTGCTGCGGCTGATAGGCGGATTTGAATACCCGACAACCGGCACCATTCTCCTTGATGGCCAGGACATCGCGGAAGTACCGCCGTTCCGACGTCCCATCAACACCGTCTTCCAGAACTACGCGCTTTTCCCACACATGACGGTTGCGGAGAACATCGGCTTCGGCCTGCGAATGCTCAAACGGCCCCGCGATGAAATCGCTGCCCGCGTAGATGAAATGTTGAAACTGGTGCGACTGGAAAATCTGTCCGGTCGGCGGACGGGACAAATATCGGGCGGTCAGCAGCAGCGGGTCGCGCTGGCGCGCGCGCTCGCATCAGAGCCGAAGGTTTTGCTTCTCGACGAGTCGCTCTCGGCGCTGGATTACAAACTTCGCAAGGAAATGCAGATGGAGCTCAAGTCGCTTCAGGCCGCGACGGGCATCACCTTCATTTTCGTGACGCATGATCAAGAGGAAGCTCTAACGATGTCCGATCGTGTCGCGGTGCTGTCCTCAGGTGAAATAATGCAGATCGGATCCCCGCACGAAGTCTATAATAGGCCTGCAAATCGTTTCGTTGCGAATTTTGTCGGTGAAACGAACTTCCTTCAGGGACGGGGTCTCAATCCGGACGCTCGTGGGACGATGATTGATCTTCAAGGGATCGGCGCAGTCGCCATTCCTACAAAGGATACCGTTGCCCCTGGCGCGCTGGTGCACATCGTCGTCCGGCCCGAGCATCTGCGAATTTTTCCGTTGTCACATGAGCCGGCCAGCCAACTTACCGGGTCGGTGAAGATGGTAAGTTTCTGCGGTCCGGAAACGCAGTACACCGTCGAACTGAGCAACGGCTCTGGCCTTCTGTTGGTCCGCAAGTATAACACGCCAGACGAAAATCCATCCATTGCCATCGGGGATGACGTTTCCGTGAGGTTCACGCCGAACACGGCCCAGGTTTTGCCCGGTTGAGGAGACGTAGAGATGGCTAGTCTTGAATCGGTACGGTCGAAAACAGATAGCCGAACGCGCTGGCTCCTGATTAGTCCTGCCATGCTGGTCGTCATTGTCGGTGCGATTGCACCGCTTCTGGTTATC contains:
- a CDS encoding zinc-binding dehydrogenase codes for the protein MIYWARRFGASRIEVVEGNPARIEMAMAMGAEGSRPPAAQDGQQGGEGREARAEFVFECVGKPGLLSAAVSMVRPRGTVVSLGFCMAPESFVTAQAAMREVVLKFPILYSLRDYQIAIDSLAAGHVEPRAMITNVVSLDILPGVFERLRTPSHECKVMIDPWGDAPSRS
- a CDS encoding SDR family oxidoreductase, whose translation is MNRSIVVTGAASGIGKATAELLESRGDRVVRVDIRNADINADLATIEGRAEAVALLKESLKDGVDGIVTWAGLGGPVGATLLVNFFGTIDLVEGIHPLLLMSTAPRVVVTSSRMSLEKPNEEIVALLLKRNLTEIVRRYPSSEDPTEFYCATKVAINRWMRHLAVSPDWGGRGIKVNAIAPGLTETPMTRSTLDNDVQRQYLLAMHPQAENVLSQPIELAEIARFLVGPESSMLIGQCIYADRGTEAILRGVNPF
- a CDS encoding helix-turn-helix transcriptional regulator, giving the protein MQTLKGSSFDEMVAALTQGYGSFDGWRLGRDEPLDWQVNFWANERLSLVTNRDNGGWCARTASETPETLSLVLTRSGAITVSGLSREVVGTPGKLLLINNHEPDIISVAPGYHLSESLQLSWAAIAQAYAAAFEAPLVGRLDIGQALDLQEKPTNLLNMLWQTIYFGVKDGGPLLQCPIALSNLTEAMADLIIRAVPHAHSHLLQKKIHLISPRHVRRAIDFMQMNISKPLLIREVAEAAEVSVRALEIGFRTFKGRSPSEFLREMRLMSVRNDLLDSGNNEPLSKLCLKWGFFHFGRFSATYQAAFGEKPSETRRRR
- a CDS encoding HAMP domain-containing methyl-accepting chemotaxis protein, giving the protein MLANTLKSLKIGRKLLILTLVTVAIGTGVGIYEADKLRLIDNTYTALVDSDVEGSIKLAEITGNSDAIGRVLYRMIAETDPADMQKSVEELTQVFDETTKFIDQAASHYPRRRDDFAKLATDLAALRALAGPIQKVALVKDKTTAFQLTKDTFRPARRKFDADSNTLYDWARSELKRKDDAARVVTRTTIVTTYAVLGAGALFALLLSVYVTSTQIVRPLNGLTETMTVLADGNLAVDVPGSERGDELGAMARAVEVFKQNGIKVREMNAQEAALQAKSADLQSSIGDVVSAAVAGDFTQRITKRYDNADLDRFAASVNELVTSVDLGVAETRRVVSALADGDLTQNMRGEFQGAFGELKHNVNTTMSNLRSVLGEVRSAIDTINGGAGEMRRASGDLSKRTEQQAAALEETSSALEEITVAVKSSTERATEASLMVDEARRSTEQSSDVVKDAVAAMGRIEQASGEISQIINVIDEIAFQTNLLALNAGVEAARAGDAGKGFAVVAQEVRELAQRSATAAKDIKTLINRSGGEVNTGVKLVTATGEALGLIQGHVIKVNEHVHSIATATREQSTGLSEVSTAVSQMDQTTQQNAAMVEESTAATNRLADEAANLAQLIARFNLGGQVSAPRAAQQDSKPVASPARALTQKLAGAFGGRGAAAAAAKEWGEF
- a CDS encoding chemotaxis protein CheW, giving the protein MEAVFDGATLEIIAFHLGEQQFCIRTTAIREIRGWAAATPLPHAPRDVLGVMNLRGSVIPVIDLAAKLGIRSATHTDRGAIVVAEIGDNIIGLVVDRVSDILSVANDRIQPVPDLGRTFDPAFSHGIIPLEHGMVCFLNIDHMFANLEGASKPA
- a CDS encoding aminotransferase — translated: MVEPALSQPETDAPRNERFHLIQAAPTAGSIGAEARELIKSSEDIFVFDQSGRKLIDGPAGMWCINVGHRNQALADAMHEQAMSLTYSTPWYTSNAPAEKLAQMLAARAPGDLNHVFLTTGGSSAVETAIRLVQFYNNVRGLPQKKLLVSRQGSYHGSTYLTASLNGRPRDHDWMDGASDLVRKLTCPNPFHRPANLSVEAFEDFLVDEFRSLIEHEGADRIAAFVAEPIQASGGVLMSPPNYLSRMRALCAENDILFIADEVVTAFGRLGHIFASEDAFGIRPDMITFAKGVTSGYFPLGGVMVSERLFTELRRSNHPNANFVHGLTYSSHPIGCAVAIRNIELLEDGLLEHAREIGPYFQEQLRTLEELPLVGEVRGAGLMAGIECVADAKAENPLDLDLTVGKRIDFHCQENGLLVRPLINMCVMSPPLTISRSQIDMMTDALRKGIEATARDLIGEGLWRPA
- a CDS encoding extracellular solute-binding protein — encoded protein: MRFTVTSAAFILGLSATAALAEGNLNIYNWGEYTSPELIEKFSKTYNVHVTLTDFDSNDTALAKVRQGASGFDIVVPSQSFIPTYIQEGLLAETNPGRMENAKNLEERWRDPAFDPGRKYSVPWLWYTSGISVNTSVFKGDINTWKVILDPPGELKGKINIVPEMNDIMFAAIKFEGGTWCTGDKALLTKVRDRLIEAKKSWLSIDYAGIQRMATGDVSASLDWSGSALKRRTENHSIAYGLPREGFTYGSDNVVVLKDAPNLENAKLFQNFIMAPENAALNSVYAKYGAAIIGAEKYYSDEMKGAPELVIPPDMESKGELLTLCDPKITQLYSRIWQDVQK
- a CDS encoding ABC transporter ATP-binding protein, with the protein product MTGEITPDVAIRLKKLTKTYGSGNGTVTAVKSTTLDIFKNEFFTLLGPSGCGKTTLLRLIGGFEYPTTGTILLDGQDIAEVPPFRRPINTVFQNYALFPHMTVAENIGFGLRMLKRPRDEIAARVDEMLKLVRLENLSGRRTGQISGGQQQRVALARALASEPKVLLLDESLSALDYKLRKEMQMELKSLQAATGITFIFVTHDQEEALTMSDRVAVLSSGEIMQIGSPHEVYNRPANRFVANFVGETNFLQGRGLNPDARGTMIDLQGIGAVAIPTKDTVAPGALVHIVVRPEHLRIFPLSHEPASQLTGSVKMVSFCGPETQYTVELSNGSGLLLVRKYNTPDENPSIAIGDDVSVRFTPNTAQVLPG